The Candidatus Methanomethylophilaceae archaeon genome includes a region encoding these proteins:
- a CDS encoding iron ABC transporter permease encodes MPKKGWLSQFKRGYEGMKSDLEGPDVSEIELKKKRFRLIVLFGSLMSVLAFLISISISSGGVIPVSEAVGALFSSVGKALSGDGNLNMVELYIYNARLPRTIASIAVGAGLAIAGCMYQAIIRNPLVDPYITGVSSGAGCLAMAATALGFSIPFLADNTLYIIPVAAIIGGIVAFIITMTVAEGSGGSSINYILAGTIVGFAFSSVQTVFMSMGKDNLTDVMWWLYGSFANVTWENAWIVFVPVVGISIAAMVWAREFNLYSMGEDQAAQLGLNVKRFKRVTMVVASILTSLCVAFVGIIGFVGLVVPHACRMALGSDHRLIMPASVVIGAMLMLFADLVARTVMSPAELPVGAITAMIGTPVFAYMLMKRGRNYDG; translated from the coding sequence ATGCCTAAGAAAGGGTGGCTCTCCCAATTCAAGAGAGGCTACGAAGGGATGAAATCCGATCTGGAGGGTCCCGACGTATCCGAGATAGAGCTCAAGAAGAAGAGGTTCAGGCTGATAGTGCTGTTCGGGTCGCTGATGTCGGTCCTGGCCTTCCTGATATCCATATCGATATCGTCGGGAGGGGTGATACCTGTCAGCGAAGCTGTCGGTGCGCTGTTCTCGTCCGTCGGGAAGGCTCTCAGCGGCGACGGGAACCTGAACATGGTCGAGCTGTACATCTACAACGCCAGGCTGCCGAGGACCATCGCATCCATCGCCGTGGGAGCGGGATTGGCCATAGCCGGATGCATGTATCAGGCGATCATACGGAACCCGCTGGTGGACCCGTACATCACCGGAGTATCGTCCGGGGCCGGCTGTCTTGCGATGGCAGCGACCGCGCTGGGATTCAGCATCCCGTTCCTCGCGGACAACACCCTGTACATAATCCCGGTGGCCGCCATCATCGGAGGCATAGTCGCTTTCATCATCACCATGACCGTCGCAGAAGGCTCCGGCGGGTCGTCGATCAATTACATCCTCGCAGGGACGATAGTAGGGTTCGCGTTCTCGTCGGTCCAGACGGTGTTCATGTCCATGGGGAAGGACAACCTGACCGATGTCATGTGGTGGCTGTACGGCAGCTTCGCGAACGTGACCTGGGAGAACGCATGGATAGTCTTCGTGCCGGTCGTCGGCATATCGATAGCGGCGATGGTCTGGGCGAGGGAATTCAACCTGTACTCCATGGGAGAGGACCAGGCCGCCCAGCTCGGCCTCAACGTGAAGAGGTTCAAGCGCGTGACCATGGTGGTGGCGTCGATCCTGACGTCCCTCTGCGTCGCTTTCGTCGGGATAATAGGGTTCGTCGGATTGGTCGTCCCGCACGCGTGCAGGATGGCTCTGGGAAGCGACCACCGTCTGATAATGCCGGCGTCGGTCGTGATAGGCGCGATGCTCATGCTGTTCGCCGATCTGGTGGCCAGGACGGTCATGTCTCCCGCCGAGCTTCCTGTGGGCGCGATAACGGCGATGATAGGCACGCCCGTGTTCGCATACATGCTGATGAAGAGGGGGCGCAACTATGACGGATGA
- a CDS encoding ABC transporter ATP-binding protein has product MTDETPVLRVRGLSKEFDGFQALKGVDLEFGKGLLIGLIGPNGCGKSTMMKCISRVHEQTSGTIEVDGKDVSSMKAAEVAKLVASVPAEAGQTFGISVMDMVMLGRYPFVDRIWWEDPEDERVAKEAMRTFGIYELRRKQVALCSSGERQRALIAKAYVQEPKLMLVDEPTSHLDMKYKLQVMEYLQKMARSDMTVMVAEHDISLMARYCDVCVIMKRGEVVAVGDPKEIITEKLIRDVYEVEARVGLDADGEIYVLPKRYVEGSLRS; this is encoded by the coding sequence ATGACGGATGAAACTCCGGTGCTGAGGGTCAGAGGGCTGTCCAAAGAGTTCGACGGCTTCCAGGCCTTGAAAGGGGTGGACCTGGAGTTCGGGAAAGGCCTCCTGATAGGTCTGATAGGCCCGAACGGATGCGGCAAGTCGACGATGATGAAGTGCATCTCCAGGGTCCATGAGCAGACCTCCGGGACCATAGAGGTGGACGGGAAGGATGTATCGTCGATGAAGGCGGCCGAGGTCGCTAAGCTGGTCGCGAGCGTTCCCGCCGAGGCCGGCCAGACCTTCGGGATAAGCGTGATGGACATGGTCATGCTGGGGAGATATCCGTTCGTGGACAGGATCTGGTGGGAGGATCCGGAGGACGAGAGAGTCGCCAAAGAGGCCATGCGCACGTTCGGGATCTATGAGCTGAGGAGGAAGCAGGTGGCTCTGTGCTCTTCCGGCGAGAGGCAGCGCGCTCTGATAGCGAAAGCTTACGTCCAGGAGCCGAAGCTCATGCTCGTGGACGAGCCCACGTCCCATCTGGACATGAAATACAAGCTCCAAGTGATGGAGTATCTGCAGAAGATGGCGCGCTCGGATATGACCGTGATGGTGGCGGAGCATGACATCTCCCTGATGGCCAGGTATTGCGACGTGTGCGTGATAATGAAGCGGGGGGAGGTCGTGGCAGTCGGCGATCCCAAGGAAATAATCACCGAGAAGCTCATCAGGGACGTCTACGAGGTCGAGGCCAGGGTCGGGCTTGATGCCGACGGGGAGATCTATGTCCTTCCCAAGAGGTACGTGGAAGGGTCTCTGCGAAGTTGA